The Candidatus Binatia bacterium genomic interval CTGCTGACGGATATCTGGTCAGGACTCGCACGGCCGCGGGCTGGGCCATGGCTTTGGTCTCCTGTAAGTAGCATCGTTATTCTGTAAATGATAATGCCGCCGGTCAACCGACCGGCGGCATTACTATCTTCGCTCGAGCGCCGCTTCAGCTGCGATAATCCGGAGGCGAAGCGGGCTTTTCGATCTCCGGGGTTGGTCCGGGTCTCCACCCGCCATACGTCGGTCCCGGCGGCGGCGCGCTTCCGGCGGCGCTCGTCGGCGCTCCCGGCGCACCGCTGCTCGGCCCGAAACTCTGCCGGGCCGCGGGCGGTCCGAAGCTCGCTCCGCTCAGCACCGCGCCGATGATCTGCGCGATTCCGACGAAGAGCGGGATCAGGCCGCCGAGCAACCACGGGCCGTAGACGTAGCGTCCGTCCCCGTGATACCCGATGAAGCCGAGGCCGATGAGGAGGGCAAAGCCGATGCAGGCGACCTGGATGCCCCGCCGCAGCTGCTGCTGCGCGTAGAAGTCGTGCTCGAAGCCGTACTGATTCGGCTGGCCCTGCGGCATCGCGCCGGGCGCCCATCCATACTTCATCGCGCGCCGCATCTCGCGCCAGTTCGGCGGCGGGACGATCCCGCGCCGGAGCATCTCCATGCGTTCCTGGTGCGCGAAGACGCGCGAGACAATGAAAGCTGCGATCGGCGCTCCGAAGATCACGATGATCGCTACGAGGGGGATAATGTCGCTATAGTCCGTCACTTTGGGTCACTCCATTGGTGAGAATGTGGATCGATCCGTCGGCCGTTGCCACCTTCATGCTGCCGGTGCCGGCGCCGAGACGGATCGTGCGCTGCGCGGAGTCGTCGCGGTCGATCGAGGTGCCGTCGACCGAGATTCTGCCGTCGCGCGTCGAGGCGTCGACGGTTAGGTCTGAGTTCGGCGCGAACTTCAACTGAATCGAGCCGTCGCCGGTCTGCAGCGTTCCGTCCGTAGTGACGCCGAGGTCGTCGGCCTCGATCCGTCCGTCGCTGGTGCTGGCGTCGAGCGAGGTCACGGCGACGTTGTCGAGCGTGATGTGCCCGTCGTTCGAGCGAAGCGTCAGACGATCGCCGCGCACGTTGGTCGCCTTAATGTAGCCGTCGTCGCTGCGCGCTTCGACGGTGCCCTGCAGATCGGTCAGCGTCACGTGGCCGTCCACCGAGTGGACGCTCACGCCGCCGTTGACGCCGAAGACCTCGGCGCCAGAGGCTTTCTCGATCTCGAGGCGCGCGCCGGCGGGTATGTCCACCTGGATCGCCTGCGTGCTGAAGCCGAAGATTTCTATCGAGAGCCTTCCGTTACCGGGGCGCTCGATGCGTACGCCGTCGGGCGTGCGCGTCACGTGCAGCTGCGGATATTTTCCGCTCGAGTAGACGGCGCCGTGCATCTCGGTGAGATCGCGCACGTGGATCAAGCCGTCGTTCGAGAGCCCGACGCGGACGCGCGACTCCGGATCGTCGATGACGACGTGGGGGGAGGCGCCGGCCTCGACCGGCGCGATCGTTGCGGCGCTGAAGTCGACGCGCTGCATGCTCGAGGCGAACGAAGCGCCGCCGCCGACCGAGTAGATCGCCAATCCGACGATCAGCACTTCGGCGGCAACGAGCATTCCGACGACTGAGGCGCGCGACATCGTTAGAGCCGCGGGCCCCAGCCGTCAAAGGTAGGCCGCAACGATTGCGCGGAGTTCCGCTCCTCGTTGGGCATCGTCGGGAGCGCCGGCCGAGGCCGGGCGCCGCCGGGAAGGGTTTTGTTCGGGATCTTGGTCATTTGCGGGTTCTGCCTCCGTG includes:
- a CDS encoding DUF6249 domain-containing protein; protein product: MTDYSDIIPLVAIIVIFGAPIAAFIVSRVFAHQERMEMLRRGIVPPPNWREMRRAMKYGWAPGAMPQGQPNQYGFEHDFYAQQQLRRGIQVACIGFALLIGLGFIGYHGDGRYVYGPWLLGGLIPLFVGIAQIIGAVLSGASFGPPAARQSFGPSSGAPGAPTSAAGSAPPPGPTYGGWRPGPTPEIEKPASPPDYRS
- a CDS encoding DUF4097 family beta strand repeat-containing protein, translating into MSRASVVGMLVAAEVLIVGLAIYSVGGGASFASSMQRVDFSAATIAPVEAGASPHVVIDDPESRVRVGLSNDGLIHVRDLTEMHGAVYSSGKYPQLHVTRTPDGVRIERPGNGRLSIEIFGFSTQAIQVDIPAGARLEIEKASGAEVFGVNGGVSVHSVDGHVTLTDLQGTVEARSDDGYIKATNVRGDRLTLRSNDGHITLDNVAVTSLDASTSDGRIEADDLGVTTDGTLQTGDGSIQLKFAPNSDLTVDASTRDGRISVDGTSIDRDDSAQRTIRLGAGTGSMKVATADGSIHILTNGVTQSDGL